One Anabas testudineus chromosome 15, fAnaTes1.2, whole genome shotgun sequence genomic window carries:
- the LOC113159116 gene encoding clathrin heavy chain linker domain-containing protein 1 isoform X2: MSKSKCSNSSCSRTEERQTTADTLISEGEERFFQSLHDFIEHEKRYLKCPEEGPDELRYITYRSVFNQVITRSTAYKRLLLTIKSEYDDTIRELKTREEEARTTKRSLTSLTLHPKSMITCQKRAAQLRDRISGFHRQTAELQEEIKRQRSLKEQRTWIPGLTVAESEHAEALDRHLKHLQAQRAALLDRKSHSVFLEVKAELDTKLQAAEQLRGLLRAENDHLKVLYKRLRFVCGCLSIWEEQGRQVPLEGLLGSTLENIKQASEEEGEGFPAVKDDNGSSINAELFEDEEPSGVDESKFLTEYLHRFIELFDLAQYEEAALLAARSPRGVMRSINTMDMFKGVMGPPGSVPPLLFFSQALLITAPAGDELSAPLSLQVVRCALQHGASQLLTHAVTQNKLTFSEELGDILTEHAQKNPSVADVYLALATTIYETCGLSKKTALSMCRREDCLWILRHSWSLTLLQLLTKPQQGRAAMLSPGVVCSHLLADPQQQELALQLLNSFISKGRENLEEVMLEDCRSSVDTWTNVASLCSELNQSDLSRAILSILLDQSGTRVLSPDLEGARLMEHVFL; this comes from the exons ATGAGTAAATCAAAATGTTCCAACAGTTCGTGTTCAAGAACAGAAGAGAGGCAGACCACGGCCGACACTTTGATATCTGAAGGCGAAGAAAGGTTTTTTCAGTCTCTTCATGACTTTATTGAACATGAGAAACGGTACCTGAAGTGTCCAGAGGAGGGACCGGACGAACTCCGGTACATCACCTACCGCTCCGTGTTTAACCAG GTGATAACACGATCGACGGCCTATAAGAGACTTCTGTTGACCATCAAGTCTGAATATGATGATACCATCAGGGAACTGAAGACGAGGGAGGAAGAAGCCAGAACCACAAAGCGATCTCTGACGTCTTTAACATTACATCCTAAATCAATGATAACCTGCCAGAAACGAGCCGCCCAGCTGAGAGACCG AATCTCTGGTTTTCACAGGCAAACAGCAGAACTTCAAGAGGAGATCAAGAGACAAAGATCATTAAAGGAGCAGCGCACATGGATACCTG GTTTAACAGTGGCTGAGTCAGAGCATGCCGAGGCTCTGGACAGGCACCTGAAGCATCTTCAGGCGCAGAGAGCTGCTTTACTGGACAGAAAGAGTCACTCTGTCTTTCTGGAAGTCAAAGCTGAGCTGGACACCAAGCTGCAGGCTGCCGAGCAGCTCAGAGGCCTGCTGAGGGCTGAGAACGACCATCTGAAAGTCCT ataCAAGCGCCTGAGGTTTGTATGTGGCTGTCTGTCCATCTGGGAGGAGCAGGGACGACAGGTTCCTCTAGAGGGACTCCTGGGTTCCACACTGGAGAACATTAAACAGGCCAGTG aagaagaaggtgaaggTTTTCCTGCAGTGAAGGATGATAACGGGAGCAGCATCAACGCTGAGCTGTTTGAGGATGAAGAGCCAAGTGGAGTCGATGAGTCAAAGTTCCTAACAGAATACCTGCACAG gTTTATTGAGCTCTTTGATTTGGCTCAGTATGAGGAAGCTGCTCTCCTCGCTGCCAGATCTCCTCGAGGTGTCATGAGGAGCATCAACACCATGGACATGTTTAAAG GTGTGATGGGCCCCCCGGGGTCCGTCCCCCCCCTGCTCTTTTTCTCCCAAGCCCTGCTGATCACTGCCCCGGCCGGTGATGAGCTGTCGGCTCCTCTCTCCCTGCAGGTCGTCCGCTGTGCCCTGCAGCATGGCGCCTCACAGCTCCTCACCCACGCTGTCACCCAGAACAA ACTGACCTTCTCTGAGGAACTGGGTGACATCCttactgagcatgctcagaAGAACCCCAGCGTTGCTGACGTGTATTTGGCGCTGGCCACCACCATCTACGAGACCTGCGGGCTGAGCAAGAAGACCGCACTGAGCATGTGCAGGAGAG agGACTGTTTGTGGATTCTGCGCCACTCGTGGAGCCTCACTCTCCTCCAGTTGTTAACAAAGCCTCAGCAGGGCCGGGCAGCCATGTTGTCGCCTGGCGTGGTCTGTTCCCATTTACTGGCTGACCCTCAGCAGCAGGAGTTAGCTCTACAGCTCCTGAACAGCTTCATCAGCAAAGGACGAG AGAATTTGGAGGAGGTGATGCTGGAGGACTGCAGATCTTCAGTTGACACTTGGACTAATGTGGCCTCTCTGTGCTCTGAGCTGAACCAATCTGATCTAAGCCGAGCCATCCTGTCCATCCTGCTGGACCAGAGTGGGACCAGAGTCCTGTCCCCCGACCTGGAGGGAGCTCGGCTTATGGAACATGTCTTCCTGTAA
- the LOC113159116 gene encoding clathrin heavy chain linker domain-containing protein 1 isoform X1, whose translation MSKSKCSNSSCSRTEERQTTADTLISEGEERFFQSLHDFIEHEKRYLKCPEEGPDELRYITYRSVFNQVITRSTAYKRLLLTIKSEYDDTIRELKTREEEARTTKRSLTSLTLHPKSMITCQKRAAQLRDRISGFHRQTAELQEEIKRQRSLKEQRTWIPGLTVAESEHAEALDRHLKHLQAQRAALLDRKSHSVFLEVKAELDTKLQAAEQLRGLLRAENDHLKVLYKRLRFVCGCLSIWEEQGRQVPLEGLLGSTLENIKQASEEEGEGFPAVKDDNGSSINAELFEDEEPSGVDESKFLTEYLHRFIELFDLAQYEEAALLAARSPRGVMRSINTMDMFKGVMGPPGSVPPLLFFSQALLITAPAGDELSAPLSLQVVRCALQHGASQLLTHAVTQNKLTFSEELGDILTEHAQKNPSVADVYLALATTIYETCGLSKKTALSMCRRGLIHSAAEFMNHCKDLTAEDCLWILRHSWSLTLLQLLTKPQQGRAAMLSPGVVCSHLLADPQQQELALQLLNSFISKGRENLEEVMLEDCRSSVDTWTNVASLCSELNQSDLSRAILSILLDQSGTRVLSPDLEGARLMEHVFL comes from the exons ATGAGTAAATCAAAATGTTCCAACAGTTCGTGTTCAAGAACAGAAGAGAGGCAGACCACGGCCGACACTTTGATATCTGAAGGCGAAGAAAGGTTTTTTCAGTCTCTTCATGACTTTATTGAACATGAGAAACGGTACCTGAAGTGTCCAGAGGAGGGACCGGACGAACTCCGGTACATCACCTACCGCTCCGTGTTTAACCAG GTGATAACACGATCGACGGCCTATAAGAGACTTCTGTTGACCATCAAGTCTGAATATGATGATACCATCAGGGAACTGAAGACGAGGGAGGAAGAAGCCAGAACCACAAAGCGATCTCTGACGTCTTTAACATTACATCCTAAATCAATGATAACCTGCCAGAAACGAGCCGCCCAGCTGAGAGACCG AATCTCTGGTTTTCACAGGCAAACAGCAGAACTTCAAGAGGAGATCAAGAGACAAAGATCATTAAAGGAGCAGCGCACATGGATACCTG GTTTAACAGTGGCTGAGTCAGAGCATGCCGAGGCTCTGGACAGGCACCTGAAGCATCTTCAGGCGCAGAGAGCTGCTTTACTGGACAGAAAGAGTCACTCTGTCTTTCTGGAAGTCAAAGCTGAGCTGGACACCAAGCTGCAGGCTGCCGAGCAGCTCAGAGGCCTGCTGAGGGCTGAGAACGACCATCTGAAAGTCCT ataCAAGCGCCTGAGGTTTGTATGTGGCTGTCTGTCCATCTGGGAGGAGCAGGGACGACAGGTTCCTCTAGAGGGACTCCTGGGTTCCACACTGGAGAACATTAAACAGGCCAGTG aagaagaaggtgaaggTTTTCCTGCAGTGAAGGATGATAACGGGAGCAGCATCAACGCTGAGCTGTTTGAGGATGAAGAGCCAAGTGGAGTCGATGAGTCAAAGTTCCTAACAGAATACCTGCACAG gTTTATTGAGCTCTTTGATTTGGCTCAGTATGAGGAAGCTGCTCTCCTCGCTGCCAGATCTCCTCGAGGTGTCATGAGGAGCATCAACACCATGGACATGTTTAAAG GTGTGATGGGCCCCCCGGGGTCCGTCCCCCCCCTGCTCTTTTTCTCCCAAGCCCTGCTGATCACTGCCCCGGCCGGTGATGAGCTGTCGGCTCCTCTCTCCCTGCAGGTCGTCCGCTGTGCCCTGCAGCATGGCGCCTCACAGCTCCTCACCCACGCTGTCACCCAGAACAA ACTGACCTTCTCTGAGGAACTGGGTGACATCCttactgagcatgctcagaAGAACCCCAGCGTTGCTGACGTGTATTTGGCGCTGGCCACCACCATCTACGAGACCTGCGGGCTGAGCAAGAAGACCGCACTGAGCATGTGCAGGAGAGGTCTGATTCACAGTGCAGCTGAGTTCATGAACCACTGCAAGGACCTCACTGCTG agGACTGTTTGTGGATTCTGCGCCACTCGTGGAGCCTCACTCTCCTCCAGTTGTTAACAAAGCCTCAGCAGGGCCGGGCAGCCATGTTGTCGCCTGGCGTGGTCTGTTCCCATTTACTGGCTGACCCTCAGCAGCAGGAGTTAGCTCTACAGCTCCTGAACAGCTTCATCAGCAAAGGACGAG AGAATTTGGAGGAGGTGATGCTGGAGGACTGCAGATCTTCAGTTGACACTTGGACTAATGTGGCCTCTCTGTGCTCTGAGCTGAACCAATCTGATCTAAGCCGAGCCATCCTGTCCATCCTGCTGGACCAGAGTGGGACCAGAGTCCTGTCCCCCGACCTGGAGGGAGCTCGGCTTATGGAACATGTCTTCCTGTAA
- the LOC113159116 gene encoding clathrin heavy chain linker domain-containing protein 1 isoform X3 gives MTTNTKHGLTVAESEHAEALDRHLKHLQAQRAALLDRKSHSVFLEVKAELDTKLQAAEQLRGLLRAENDHLKVLYKRLRFVCGCLSIWEEQGRQVPLEGLLGSTLENIKQASEEEGEGFPAVKDDNGSSINAELFEDEEPSGVDESKFLTEYLHRFIELFDLAQYEEAALLAARSPRGVMRSINTMDMFKGVMGPPGSVPPLLFFSQALLITAPAGDELSAPLSLQVVRCALQHGASQLLTHAVTQNKLTFSEELGDILTEHAQKNPSVADVYLALATTIYETCGLSKKTALSMCRRGLIHSAAEFMNHCKDLTAEDCLWILRHSWSLTLLQLLTKPQQGRAAMLSPGVVCSHLLADPQQQELALQLLNSFISKGRENLEEVMLEDCRSSVDTWTNVASLCSELNQSDLSRAILSILLDQSGTRVLSPDLEGARLMEHVFL, from the exons atgaccacaaacacaaaacatg GTTTAACAGTGGCTGAGTCAGAGCATGCCGAGGCTCTGGACAGGCACCTGAAGCATCTTCAGGCGCAGAGAGCTGCTTTACTGGACAGAAAGAGTCACTCTGTCTTTCTGGAAGTCAAAGCTGAGCTGGACACCAAGCTGCAGGCTGCCGAGCAGCTCAGAGGCCTGCTGAGGGCTGAGAACGACCATCTGAAAGTCCT ataCAAGCGCCTGAGGTTTGTATGTGGCTGTCTGTCCATCTGGGAGGAGCAGGGACGACAGGTTCCTCTAGAGGGACTCCTGGGTTCCACACTGGAGAACATTAAACAGGCCAGTG aagaagaaggtgaaggTTTTCCTGCAGTGAAGGATGATAACGGGAGCAGCATCAACGCTGAGCTGTTTGAGGATGAAGAGCCAAGTGGAGTCGATGAGTCAAAGTTCCTAACAGAATACCTGCACAG gTTTATTGAGCTCTTTGATTTGGCTCAGTATGAGGAAGCTGCTCTCCTCGCTGCCAGATCTCCTCGAGGTGTCATGAGGAGCATCAACACCATGGACATGTTTAAAG GTGTGATGGGCCCCCCGGGGTCCGTCCCCCCCCTGCTCTTTTTCTCCCAAGCCCTGCTGATCACTGCCCCGGCCGGTGATGAGCTGTCGGCTCCTCTCTCCCTGCAGGTCGTCCGCTGTGCCCTGCAGCATGGCGCCTCACAGCTCCTCACCCACGCTGTCACCCAGAACAA ACTGACCTTCTCTGAGGAACTGGGTGACATCCttactgagcatgctcagaAGAACCCCAGCGTTGCTGACGTGTATTTGGCGCTGGCCACCACCATCTACGAGACCTGCGGGCTGAGCAAGAAGACCGCACTGAGCATGTGCAGGAGAGGTCTGATTCACAGTGCAGCTGAGTTCATGAACCACTGCAAGGACCTCACTGCTG agGACTGTTTGTGGATTCTGCGCCACTCGTGGAGCCTCACTCTCCTCCAGTTGTTAACAAAGCCTCAGCAGGGCCGGGCAGCCATGTTGTCGCCTGGCGTGGTCTGTTCCCATTTACTGGCTGACCCTCAGCAGCAGGAGTTAGCTCTACAGCTCCTGAACAGCTTCATCAGCAAAGGACGAG AGAATTTGGAGGAGGTGATGCTGGAGGACTGCAGATCTTCAGTTGACACTTGGACTAATGTGGCCTCTCTGTGCTCTGAGCTGAACCAATCTGATCTAAGCCGAGCCATCCTGTCCATCCTGCTGGACCAGAGTGGGACCAGAGTCCTGTCCCCCGACCTGGAGGGAGCTCGGCTTATGGAACATGTCTTCCTGTAA